Proteins encoded within one genomic window of Prosthecobacter fusiformis:
- the ftsH gene encoding ATP-dependent zinc metalloprotease FtsH has product MSDDSTPKPEGPNRRNQEPQFNWRGFLLLAMAILLMGSAYLASSQATRSQDISYKEFKELVEKDQIDKTKNLELIQQDTTTAEYIEGYAVSSAVTTETAPKPVLAPPSGTDEKTTPGSVKFRVPVSIQYQKEELQALMTAKGLTLIPKYENNQWGTLLVSMLPILLLLFLLYFLVRQQIKSAGRGALSFGKSKAKMLSQDRNKVTFKDVAGVEEAKEEVQELVEFLKDPKRFQRLGGKIPKGVLMVGSPGTGKTLLAKAIAGEADVPFFSISGSDFVEMFVGVGASRVRDMFEQGKKNAPCLIFIDEIDAVGRHRGHGMGGGHDEREQTLNALLVEMDGFDTQEGIIIIAATNRPDVLDPALLRPGRFDRQVTVSLPDVKGREEILNVHAKKVKLSENADLTKVARGTPGFSGAELANVINEAALLAARKNLKSIGTPELEEARDKVRWGRERRSLALSEKEKENTAYHEAGHAILIEVLEHTDPLHKVTIIPRGPSLGSTMWLPEEDKFTHRKSELLDDLVVAMGGRVAEEIQFGDVTNGAMGDIRQATAIARNMVCAWGMSDKMGMVEYGEGEQAIFLARDLARNRNYSGATAQKIDEEVKNFIDQAYAKAKEILIHHKDKLDAISAALLEYETLDGSQIKEIMQHGYMINPPKDKPKPPAPPPIPKAVETRPVAQDEEDLGGLPGGLAGVPA; this is encoded by the coding sequence ATGTCAGACGACTCCACCCCCAAACCCGAAGGCCCGAACCGCCGCAATCAAGAGCCGCAGTTCAATTGGAGAGGCTTTCTATTGCTCGCCATGGCCATCCTGCTCATGGGTTCGGCCTATCTGGCCAGCAGCCAGGCCACCCGGTCCCAGGACATCTCGTACAAAGAGTTCAAGGAACTGGTGGAAAAAGACCAGATCGACAAGACCAAGAATCTGGAACTTATCCAACAGGATACCACCACCGCAGAATACATCGAAGGTTATGCAGTGAGTTCCGCAGTGACCACTGAGACCGCTCCAAAACCTGTCCTGGCTCCACCATCCGGCACGGATGAAAAGACCACCCCAGGCTCGGTGAAGTTCCGCGTCCCCGTCAGCATCCAGTATCAAAAGGAAGAGCTTCAGGCACTCATGACCGCCAAAGGTCTGACGCTGATCCCCAAGTATGAGAACAACCAGTGGGGCACCCTGCTAGTCTCCATGCTGCCCATTTTGCTGCTTCTGTTCCTCCTCTATTTCCTCGTGCGCCAGCAGATCAAAAGCGCCGGTCGCGGTGCCTTGAGCTTTGGCAAAAGCAAGGCCAAGATGCTGTCCCAGGACCGCAACAAGGTCACCTTCAAAGACGTCGCCGGCGTCGAGGAAGCCAAGGAAGAAGTGCAGGAGCTCGTGGAGTTCCTCAAAGATCCGAAGCGCTTCCAGCGCCTGGGTGGTAAGATCCCCAAAGGCGTCCTCATGGTCGGCTCCCCTGGTACGGGCAAGACCCTCCTGGCCAAGGCCATCGCGGGTGAGGCTGATGTTCCTTTCTTCAGCATCAGCGGTTCTGACTTCGTCGAAATGTTCGTCGGCGTCGGGGCCAGCCGTGTGCGCGACATGTTTGAGCAGGGTAAAAAGAATGCCCCTTGCCTCATCTTCATTGATGAAATCGACGCCGTTGGCCGTCATCGTGGCCACGGCATGGGCGGTGGTCATGACGAGCGCGAGCAGACCCTGAACGCCCTCCTTGTGGAGATGGACGGCTTCGACACCCAGGAAGGCATCATCATCATCGCCGCCACTAACCGTCCGGACGTGCTGGACCCTGCACTCCTTCGTCCAGGCCGCTTTGACCGCCAGGTCACCGTCAGCCTGCCCGATGTGAAAGGCCGCGAGGAAATCCTCAACGTCCACGCCAAGAAAGTGAAGCTCAGCGAAAACGCCGACCTCACCAAAGTGGCCCGTGGCACCCCCGGATTCTCCGGTGCTGAGCTGGCCAACGTCATCAACGAAGCCGCTCTCCTCGCTGCACGTAAGAACCTTAAATCCATCGGCACCCCCGAGCTGGAAGAAGCCCGCGATAAAGTCCGCTGGGGCCGTGAACGCCGCAGCCTGGCCCTGAGCGAGAAGGAAAAAGAAAACACCGCCTACCATGAGGCCGGCCACGCCATTCTTATCGAGGTTCTGGAGCATACCGATCCCCTTCATAAGGTGACCATCATCCCCCGTGGCCCTTCCCTCGGCTCCACCATGTGGCTGCCGGAAGAAGATAAATTCACACACCGCAAGAGTGAGCTCCTGGATGACCTCGTCGTCGCCATGGGCGGCCGTGTGGCTGAAGAAATCCAATTTGGTGACGTCACCAACGGAGCCATGGGCGACATCCGTCAGGCGACTGCCATCGCTCGCAACATGGTTTGCGCCTGGGGCATGAGCGACAAAATGGGCATGGTAGAATACGGTGAAGGTGAGCAGGCCATCTTCCTGGCCCGCGACCTCGCTCGCAACCGCAACTACAGCGGCGCGACAGCCCAGAAGATCGACGAAGAAGTGAAAAACTTCATTGATCAGGCATACGCCAAGGCCAAAGAAATCCTCATCCATCACAAAGACAAGCTGGATGCCATCTCCGCCGCCCTGCTTGAATACGAAACCCTCGACGGTTCCCAGATCAAAGAGATCATGCAGCATGGCTACATGATCAATCCGCCGAAGGATAAGCCCAAGCCACCCGCACCCCCGCCGATCCCAAAGGCCGTTGAAACCCGTCCTGTAGCCCAGGATGAGGAAGACCTCGGTGGCCTCCCCGGCGGCCTTGCAGGAGTGCCAGCCTGA
- a CDS encoding DUF4339 domain-containing protein → MTWYFNNEGTADGPHEDDAMRALLAQKRIHARTLVWHPGAATWDEVEVVSPAWWKPAVAVPAKAKPAKSEGGPRGLTPLAPGGGDKSGPGGGFLKRLFGLVGKK, encoded by the coding sequence ATGACCTGGTACTTCAATAACGAGGGGACTGCCGATGGCCCACACGAGGATGATGCCATGAGAGCGCTTCTGGCCCAGAAGCGCATTCATGCGCGGACGCTTGTGTGGCATCCTGGAGCGGCTACTTGGGATGAAGTGGAGGTGGTTTCCCCTGCCTGGTGGAAACCTGCGGTTGCCGTGCCCGCAAAAGCGAAGCCAGCCAAAAGCGAAGGGGGGCCAAGGGGTCTCACCCCGCTAGCGCCGGGCGGAGGTGACAAATCTGGGCCTGGGGGTGGTTTCCTGAAGCGGCTTTTTGGTCTGGTTGGTAAGAAGTAG
- a CDS encoding metallophosphoesterase family protein has protein sequence MSLTFLHTADWQIGKPYARILDEQKRVLARQERLQAIQRLGAVAHERHAQFIIVAGDLFDSTTPDKATVSAACAAMGALKVPVFVIPGNHDHGGPGSLWEQTFFLQECAALAPNLRVLLKPEPVELEHAVLLPCPLLRRHDSSDTTAWLRSVDTHGFGDKPRIVIAHGSVQDFGPVADDEEDFASSNHLDLSRLPGGEFDYIALGDWHGMKDVSVTTGGKLPAWYSGTPEPDRFPRGVGNTPGHVLVVSLGRNQPALIEPVKTARLGWHELEFHFTEDEAVSRLDEALNGMFQGRTGQDLLRLTLSGSLGIAAWARLDLCLETWRSRLLRLRLHSSVTTAPTEAEMSALVSRTDAPLTARVAERLLQETLSPDAEVSETARQGLRVLFGALNGTA, from the coding sequence ATGTCTCTAACTTTTCTCCACACTGCTGACTGGCAGATAGGCAAGCCGTATGCACGGATCCTGGATGAGCAGAAGCGTGTGCTGGCCCGTCAGGAGCGGCTGCAGGCGATTCAGCGGCTGGGTGCTGTGGCGCATGAGAGGCATGCGCAGTTCATCATTGTGGCCGGGGATCTCTTTGATTCCACCACGCCGGACAAGGCCACGGTTTCAGCCGCCTGTGCGGCGATGGGGGCGTTGAAAGTGCCTGTCTTTGTCATTCCTGGGAATCATGATCATGGGGGGCCAGGCAGTCTTTGGGAGCAGACTTTTTTCCTGCAAGAATGCGCGGCTCTAGCGCCGAATCTGCGGGTCCTATTAAAACCGGAGCCGGTGGAACTGGAACATGCGGTTTTGCTGCCCTGTCCCCTTTTACGCCGCCATGATTCCAGTGACACGACAGCGTGGCTGAGGAGTGTGGATACCCATGGTTTCGGGGATAAACCACGCATTGTCATTGCCCATGGCAGTGTCCAGGATTTTGGCCCTGTGGCTGATGATGAGGAGGACTTTGCCTCAAGCAATCACCTTGATCTATCGCGTTTGCCTGGGGGCGAGTTTGACTACATCGCGCTGGGTGACTGGCACGGGATGAAGGATGTTTCTGTGACGACCGGGGGAAAATTGCCTGCTTGGTATTCCGGTACACCTGAGCCAGACCGTTTCCCGCGCGGGGTGGGGAATACGCCTGGCCATGTGCTGGTTGTTTCGCTGGGCCGTAATCAGCCTGCATTGATCGAGCCTGTGAAGACTGCGCGGCTGGGCTGGCATGAACTGGAATTTCACTTCACTGAAGATGAGGCTGTCAGCCGACTGGATGAGGCTCTAAACGGGATGTTTCAGGGGCGCACAGGGCAAGACCTGCTGCGTCTGACATTGAGCGGCAGTTTGGGCATCGCCGCGTGGGCTCGCCTGGATTTGTGCCTGGAGACCTGGCGCTCCCGCCTGTTGCGGCTGCGCTTGCATTCGAGCGTGACGACGGCACCGACGGAGGCCGAAATGAGCGCGCTGGTCAGTCGCACGGATGCACCTCTCACGGCGCGGGTGGCGGAGCGGTTATTGCAGGAAACGCTGTCTCCAGATGCTGAAGTATCCGAAACCGCCCGCCAGGGGCTGCGTGTGCTGTTTGGAGCGTTGAATGGGACTGCATAA
- a CDS encoding AraC family transcriptional regulator yields the protein MQANRKYLNYTTALGISLSPVARAGWPAFLIHECGYQAALENWNHPGVDSPFWRFYHNPEPGCHLLHQGERIPLEPGNCVLIPANTIFDCCGPVPACHCWLHFTVTRLVGPAPQEPVVIAMDETLRVLVQALLRTHGEPVGEARDQRLHHHSAALLHAAFAQMDLPAVPAMPDHLLEVLALIQKAPHADLSNPFLADRSGMSLERFIRAFRQHTGQTPAAYVTATRLRLAGEALALTDKTIDQIAIEHGFPNRHYFTRLYTRQFGCGPAEFRARQHRRRGR from the coding sequence ATGCAAGCCAACCGAAAGTACCTCAATTACACCACGGCCTTGGGCATCAGCCTTTCACCTGTGGCCCGTGCGGGATGGCCGGCTTTTCTTATTCATGAATGCGGGTATCAGGCAGCTTTGGAAAATTGGAATCATCCAGGAGTGGACAGCCCTTTCTGGCGCTTTTACCACAATCCTGAACCGGGCTGCCATCTCCTGCACCAGGGGGAGCGTATTCCCCTGGAACCGGGCAACTGTGTTCTTATTCCGGCCAACACGATTTTTGACTGCTGCGGACCGGTGCCCGCCTGCCATTGCTGGCTGCATTTTACTGTGACGCGTCTGGTCGGTCCCGCGCCGCAGGAACCGGTAGTCATTGCGATGGATGAAACATTGCGTGTTCTGGTCCAGGCACTCCTGCGCACGCATGGTGAGCCGGTGGGTGAAGCGCGCGATCAGCGTCTGCATCATCACAGTGCGGCCCTCCTTCATGCGGCGTTTGCGCAAATGGATCTTCCAGCGGTCCCTGCCATGCCGGATCATTTGTTAGAAGTGCTGGCGCTGATTCAAAAGGCCCCCCATGCCGACCTTTCGAATCCCTTTCTGGCCGACCGCTCCGGGATGAGCCTGGAACGTTTTATCCGGGCTTTTCGTCAGCACACCGGCCAGACCCCCGCAGCCTACGTGACGGCCACCCGTCTGCGCCTGGCAGGAGAAGCTCTGGCCTTAACAGACAAAACGATAGACCAGATCGCCATTGAACATGGTTTCCCCAACCGGCACTACTTCACCCGTCTTTATACCCGCCAGTTCGGATGTGGCCCTGCTGAATTCCGTGCACGGCAACATCGCCGTCGGGGAAGATAG
- a CDS encoding DUF1553 domain-containing protein: MTWKASTTLLILLPALPCVAAKMEFNRDIRPILSDKCFHCHGFDPKTREANLRLDEREAAVADGHIVPGDAGKSLIIQRVLSHDSDEAMPPPESKLGRLTESEIEKLKQWVNEGAEYQQHWSFIAPDASRLQEWKHQAQSSGAHTAIDPLVKKGLAARGLALQPRADAHTLIRRLSFDLTGLPPTPEEVQAFTANALFEKAYEAAIDRLLSSPAYGERMAVDWLDVARYADSYGFQVDRPRDVWMWRDWVVQAFNRNLPFDQFITWQVAGDLLPNATDEQILATAFNRLHQQESEGGSVEEEYRIEYVADRVQTFATAFLGLTFECSRCHDHKYDPIKQTEYYGLSAFFQNIDEAGLYSFFTPSAPTPALALLDPAQKEQKAALEKRIISLEQELNASSAAATKTIQLQDGAPTSQEGLIAHYTFDEVEKNKLADSAPPAQNPAPSAKDKPAPAQTTTVKGENKFVNGRLGRAIEFTGDDPVDTPVGNFPRHQPFSISLWIQTPDVKDRAVVLHRSRAWTDAASRGYELLIEEGRLKWSLIHFWPGDAISIRARDPLPLHTWVHVVVTNDGSSRAAGLRLYLNGQLATVDVIRDNLTRDITGGGGDHISLGERFRDRGFKGGIIDDLRVYDRDLSRPYDAATIPLLDELKAARAELTTFSSAQKEIMVMKELPQPKKAYVLQRGEYDKRGEEAPPVTPAFLSPFPKEAPMNRLGLARWLTDHTHPLTARVTVNRVWQSLFGRGLVKTSEDFGSQGEKPLYPDLLDYLSLRLIESHWDIKALIKEIVSSQVYQQRSIADAATMADDPDNEWLARGPRFRLPAEMIRDNALASAGLLKTQLGGPPVNPYEMTEAFKPVEIVNDGSVHRRSLYTTWRRTSPPPAMVAFDAPRRAVCSAKRERTDSPLQALILLNGTQYVEAARILGEKLHTESAGDINHMITQAFIRCLSRPPDAQEEAICTHLYADQLAHYRTHSAEAAALLKTGHSPPPTADLPELAAATILAQALLNHDAAIVKR; this comes from the coding sequence ATGACCTGGAAGGCCTCCACCACGCTGCTGATTTTGCTGCCCGCACTCCCCTGCGTTGCCGCCAAGATGGAGTTTAACCGTGATATCCGCCCCATCCTTTCGGACAAGTGCTTCCATTGCCATGGCTTCGACCCGAAAACCCGCGAGGCAAACCTCCGTCTGGATGAACGCGAGGCCGCAGTCGCAGATGGGCACATTGTCCCTGGAGATGCGGGCAAAAGCCTCATCATCCAGCGGGTGCTTTCTCATGATTCCGATGAGGCCATGCCACCGCCCGAATCAAAACTTGGCCGCCTAACCGAAAGTGAAATCGAAAAACTGAAACAGTGGGTCAATGAAGGAGCCGAATACCAGCAGCACTGGAGCTTCATCGCCCCCGATGCCTCCCGCCTGCAAGAATGGAAACACCAAGCCCAGTCGTCCGGCGCACACACAGCGATTGATCCACTGGTGAAAAAAGGCTTGGCCGCCCGAGGCCTCGCCCTGCAACCCCGGGCCGATGCCCACACCCTCATCCGCCGCCTCAGTTTTGATCTCACCGGCCTGCCTCCCACCCCGGAGGAAGTACAGGCTTTTACAGCAAACGCCCTTTTCGAGAAAGCCTACGAGGCAGCCATCGACAGGCTCCTTTCTTCCCCAGCTTATGGTGAAAGGATGGCCGTCGATTGGCTGGATGTGGCCAGGTATGCAGATAGCTACGGCTTCCAAGTGGACCGCCCGCGCGATGTCTGGATGTGGCGTGATTGGGTCGTCCAGGCATTCAACCGCAACCTGCCCTTTGACCAGTTCATCACCTGGCAGGTCGCCGGGGACCTTCTCCCCAATGCCACCGATGAACAGATCCTCGCCACCGCATTCAACCGCCTCCATCAGCAGGAGAGCGAAGGTGGCTCCGTGGAGGAGGAATACCGCATCGAATACGTGGCAGACCGTGTACAGACCTTCGCCACTGCCTTTCTGGGACTCACCTTCGAATGCTCCCGCTGCCACGACCATAAGTATGATCCCATCAAACAAACGGAATACTATGGCCTCTCCGCCTTCTTCCAAAACATTGATGAAGCCGGGCTGTATTCCTTTTTCACCCCCTCCGCACCCACCCCTGCTCTGGCACTCCTAGATCCAGCGCAAAAGGAACAAAAAGCAGCTCTGGAAAAACGAATCATCTCACTGGAGCAGGAACTCAATGCATCATCTGCCGCCGCCACGAAAACGATCCAATTACAAGATGGAGCCCCCACCTCGCAGGAAGGCCTGATTGCCCACTACACCTTTGACGAAGTGGAAAAAAACAAACTCGCTGACTCCGCTCCCCCCGCCCAAAATCCTGCCCCGTCTGCAAAAGACAAGCCCGCCCCCGCCCAGACCACCACCGTAAAAGGGGAAAACAAATTTGTGAACGGCCGGTTAGGCCGCGCCATTGAGTTCACCGGTGATGACCCTGTGGATACCCCCGTGGGAAACTTCCCCAGACATCAGCCCTTCAGCATCTCCCTCTGGATTCAGACACCCGATGTCAAAGATCGCGCCGTAGTCTTGCACCGCTCCCGCGCTTGGACGGATGCCGCCAGCCGCGGCTATGAACTCCTCATTGAAGAAGGCAGGCTGAAGTGGTCCCTCATCCATTTCTGGCCTGGGGATGCCATCTCCATCCGCGCCAGGGATCCCCTGCCCCTCCATACCTGGGTGCATGTCGTCGTTACCAATGATGGCAGCAGCCGCGCCGCTGGCCTCCGCCTTTATCTCAATGGCCAGCTCGCCACAGTCGATGTTATTCGCGACAATCTCACACGCGACATCACCGGTGGCGGCGGTGATCACATCAGCCTCGGCGAACGCTTCCGCGACCGTGGTTTCAAGGGCGGCATCATAGATGACTTGCGGGTCTATGATCGCGATCTTTCCCGTCCCTACGATGCAGCCACCATCCCCCTTCTTGATGAGCTAAAAGCCGCCCGTGCAGAACTCACCACCTTCTCCTCCGCCCAAAAGGAAATCATGGTCATGAAGGAGTTGCCCCAGCCCAAAAAAGCCTACGTGCTTCAGCGGGGCGAATACGATAAACGTGGCGAAGAAGCCCCCCCAGTCACCCCTGCCTTCCTTTCCCCCTTCCCCAAAGAGGCCCCCATGAATCGCCTCGGCCTCGCCCGCTGGCTGACCGACCACACCCACCCCCTGACAGCCCGCGTCACCGTCAACCGCGTATGGCAAAGTTTGTTCGGCAGAGGTCTTGTGAAGACCAGCGAGGACTTCGGCAGCCAAGGGGAAAAACCCCTTTACCCGGACCTGCTGGACTACCTCTCCCTCCGTTTGATCGAAAGCCACTGGGATATCAAGGCCCTCATCAAGGAAATCGTCAGCAGCCAGGTGTATCAGCAGCGCAGCATTGCCGATGCCGCCACCATGGCAGATGACCCAGATAACGAATGGCTCGCCCGTGGCCCCCGCTTCCGCCTGCCTGCAGAGATGATCCGGGACAACGCCCTGGCCAGCGCCGGATTGCTAAAAACACAGCTCGGCGGCCCACCCGTGAACCCTTATGAAATGACGGAGGCCTTCAAGCCGGTGGAAATCGTCAACGACGGCAGCGTCCACCGCCGCAGTCTCTACACCACCTGGCGCCGCACCAGCCCCCCTCCCGCCATGGTCGCCTTTGATGCCCCCCGCCGTGCCGTTTGCTCCGCCAAACGCGAGCGTACAGACAGCCCCCTCCAGGCCTTGATCCTCCTCAACGGCACCCAATATGTCGAAGCCGCCCGCATCCTCGGGGAGAAACTCCACACCGAATCCGCTGGCGATATTAACCACATGATCACTCAGGCATTCATCCGTTGCCTCAGCCGCCCGCCGGATGCGCAGGAAGAAGCCATCTGCACCCACCTTTATGCAGACCAGCTAGCCCACTACCGCACCCATTCAGCCGAAGCCGCCGCCCTTTTGAAAACCGGCCACAGCCCCCCGCCTACTGCCGACCTCCCCGAGCTCGCCGCCGCCACCATCCTCGCCCAAGCCCTCCTAAACCACGACGCCGCCATCGTGAAACGCTAA
- a CDS encoding GxxExxY protein, whose amino-acid sequence MKRTVITQTLDGPLQEEGYKFMSAVFEVHNEIGGGLSEEIYQESLQHELESRLIPYQAKQELPIHYKGLQLNTRYTPDLYVYGAIIVELKAVYQLLPEHETEIFNYMRLTQKRVGYLINMAAIKKVEWRRYVL is encoded by the coding sequence ATGAAACGCACCGTTATCACCCAAACCCTCGACGGCCCCCTTCAGGAAGAAGGCTACAAATTCATGTCCGCAGTGTTTGAAGTGCACAATGAAATCGGCGGCGGCCTCAGTGAAGAAATCTACCAGGAAAGCCTGCAGCATGAGTTAGAAAGTCGCTTGATCCCGTATCAGGCCAAACAAGAACTGCCCATCCACTACAAAGGGCTTCAACTCAATACCCGCTACACACCAGATCTCTATGTTTATGGAGCCATCATCGTAGAACTCAAAGCCGTTTACCAACTGCTCCCCGAGCATGAAACAGAGATCTTCAATTACATGCGCCTCACCCAAAAACGCGTCGGCTACCTCATCAACATGGCAGCCATCAAAAAAGTCGAATGGCGGAGGTACGTACTGTGA
- a CDS encoding DUF1501 domain-containing protein, translated as MNETALSRRSLLNRFGMGLGGVALAEMLAKEQARAADSGILGAPHAAPKAKRIIYLFMSGGPSHLDLFDYKPLLNQRHGEQLPDSVRGAQRLTGMSGNQSSIPMVGSPFKFTRHGQAGGWYSELLPHTASIADDICVVRSMFTESINHGPGVTFFQTGSQIAGRPSMGSWLSYGLGAQNENLPAFTVLITKDKSGQPLGAHLWGSGFLPTKHQGVLFRAAKDPVLYLGNPEGVSPSSRRLMLDRLKELHEHQFAGTPDVEISSRIDHYEMAYRMQSSIPEATNISDEPQHVLEMYGPDVKTPGTFAANCLQARRLAERGVRFIQLYHQDWDHHGGLPGNIRKLTKETDQASAALVKDLKQRGLLDDTLVVWGGEFGRTNYCQGKISENFGRDHHPRCFTAWMAGGGVKPGSLHGQTDDFGYNITQDGVHIHDFHATLLHLLGIDHERLTYKFQGRRYRLTDVHGHVVKGLLA; from the coding sequence ATGAATGAAACAGCCCTTTCCCGCCGCAGTTTGTTAAACCGTTTTGGCATGGGTCTTGGTGGCGTTGCCTTGGCTGAAATGCTTGCCAAGGAACAAGCCCGCGCCGCAGATTCCGGCATTCTCGGTGCCCCGCATGCTGCCCCCAAGGCCAAGCGCATCATCTATTTATTCATGTCCGGTGGCCCCTCCCACCTGGACCTCTTTGATTACAAACCCCTCCTCAATCAAAGGCATGGCGAGCAACTCCCAGACAGCGTCCGTGGCGCCCAGCGGCTCACGGGCATGTCGGGAAACCAAAGCTCCATCCCCATGGTGGGCTCCCCCTTCAAATTCACCCGCCACGGCCAGGCAGGCGGCTGGTACAGCGAGCTACTTCCTCACACCGCCAGCATCGCGGACGACATCTGCGTCGTCCGTTCCATGTTTACAGAAAGCATCAACCACGGCCCTGGCGTCACCTTTTTTCAGACCGGTTCACAGATCGCTGGCCGGCCCAGCATGGGTTCCTGGTTAAGTTACGGCCTAGGCGCACAAAATGAAAACCTGCCCGCCTTCACCGTACTCATCACCAAAGACAAAAGCGGACAACCCCTCGGCGCACATCTCTGGGGCAGCGGCTTCCTTCCCACCAAGCACCAGGGCGTCCTCTTCCGCGCGGCCAAAGATCCCGTTCTCTATTTGGGCAATCCCGAAGGCGTCAGCCCCAGCAGCCGCCGCCTCATGCTGGACCGCCTCAAGGAACTGCATGAGCACCAGTTCGCCGGCACTCCCGATGTCGAAATCTCCAGCCGTATCGACCATTACGAAATGGCCTACCGCATGCAAAGCAGCATCCCCGAGGCCACCAACATCAGCGATGAACCCCAGCACGTACTCGAAATGTACGGCCCCGATGTCAAAACACCCGGCACCTTCGCCGCCAATTGTCTCCAGGCCCGCCGCCTGGCCGAACGTGGCGTACGCTTCATCCAGCTATATCATCAGGACTGGGATCATCACGGCGGCCTACCTGGAAACATCCGCAAGCTGACCAAAGAGACAGACCAAGCCTCCGCCGCCCTTGTCAAAGATCTCAAACAACGCGGCCTACTGGACGACACCCTCGTCGTCTGGGGCGGCGAATTCGGCCGAACCAATTATTGTCAGGGAAAAATCAGCGAAAACTTTGGTCGTGACCATCACCCCCGCTGCTTCACCGCCTGGATGGCCGGGGGCGGCGTCAAGCCCGGCAGCCTCCATGGGCAGACAGATGATTTTGGCTACAACATCACCCAGGACGGCGTCCACATTCATGACTTCCACGCCACCCTGCTCCATCTCCTCGGCATTGACCATGAGCGCCTGACATACAAATTTCAAGGCCGCCGTTACCGCCTCACAGATGTGCATGGGCATGTCGTGAAAGGGTTGTTGGCATAG